CCAGATAAACACAGTCTTCTTTAGATTTGTCCACCTCGACGGATATGGCGCGTGAGACTATGTCCCGGGGGGCAAGCTCGCCGAGCTCGCTGTATTGCTTCATAAACCTGTGCCCGGAGGCGTCCAGAAGATAGGCGCCTTCACCCCGTACGGCCTCCGTGATGAGAAAACTCGCGCCGTGCTCGTTATAGAATGCGGTAGGATGAAACTGGACGAACTCCATGTCGGTGATTTCCGCCCCTGCCTGATATGCAAGAGCGATACCCTCGCCGGTGGACCCTCCGGGATTGGTTGTACGCTCATAGAGAGCCGAAGCGCCCCCTGTAGCGAGTATGACGGACCTGGATATAAAGGCCAGCGGCTCGAAATCCCTCCCGAGGGCCAAAGCGCCGCAGCATCCCGCCTCACCCGTAATAAGCTCGACTACGCCCGTGCTCTCATACTTTTTTATAGACGGGTTATCCTCTACAGCGGCGATAAGAAACGTGACCATCTCCCTGCCGGTAGAGCTGCCGCCCGCGTGAAGCACCCGTCTTTTCGTATGCCCTCCCTCAAGGCCGAGCTCAAGTCCCCTCTCTCCGGAATCGAACTTCATACCCAGATCTATCAGGTCCATAACCAAGTCCCTGCCCTCGTTAACCAGAACCTGAACCGCCTCTGTATTATTGAGCCCCCTGCCCGCTCTAAGCGTATCCTCTATATGAAACCAGGCGGAATCCTCGGGATCGACAGCGGCGGCTATCCCGCCCTGGGCCCAGAAAGAATTGCTCTCCTCAACGGTGGATTTGGTGAGTATGACGACGTCGCCGAAATTAGAAGCGTAAAGAGCGGCATATAACCCTGCCAGTCCGCTGCCAATAATTAGAAAATCAGAATGTATTTCCGCGGGTTCCGGAGCGCCCGCTTCCGAATTGCTCATTCAATACTCTGAACTAAGAGATTTTATCATTTCACAGCACTTAACCGGCAGCAATCGATTCCATCAGCGCGTTCTTTATATCTTCAATCTTTTCAGGGTCCGTTATTTTCTTTCCGCTCGAATCCACGACGTAAAACGCGTCCACTACCTGATCGACCTTTGTCGAAATCTTGGCGTACTCAATCGAAAGCTCCAGATTCCTCAGCGTCTTCGTAATATCGTATAAAAGCCCGGACCTGTCGTGGGTATATACATCTACAACGGTAGCCAGATCCGAGGATTCATTATCTACCATGATCCGCGCAGGGTACTGCGGAATCGCCTTGCCGTAAATGGGCTTGTCCAGCTTTCTTTTCGCAACAATCTTCTCAACATCCATCTTGCCTATAAGCACCTGACGCATATTTTTGCCCAGCTTATCCCAAATCTCGTCCCCCTCCTTCACCGATTTGCCGAATTTGTTCACATAAAATACGTCCAGGATTCTTCCGTCGTTCCTGGTCGTGATTCGAGCTCCCAGCACGTTGAGGCCGGTTGCCCTTATCACGCCGCACAGCTTGGAAAATATACCCGGCTCATCGAAGCCCCAGAAAGTAAACTCATCGAATTCATCGTCGGTATGATAAAGCACATCCATTCCGACGCCGTCTTTAGATTTATCCACGAGTCCCATATGGTAGGCGATCTTACGGGGGGAGAAACTTGAGAAATAAGACTCGGGCATTGTCTTGAGTATCTTTCTCACATTTCTTCTCGAAATCTTCCTGTCGAGCATTTTAACGACCTCTTCGGTCATTCTTTTCTGCCTCGCCAACGGGTCCTCTTTCCTGTACGTTCCCCTTTCGAGCACTCTTGCGGTTCTTATAAAAAGCTCTTTCAGAAGCATCCCTTTCCAGTTGGTCCAGACATCCGGGCCGACGGATTTAATATCGGCGAAAGTAAGCAGATACAGGAGACTGAGGGTCTCCAGATTTTTTACCTGCTTCGCGAATCTCACTATCAGGCTGTGATCATGGATATCCCTTCTCTGAGAAAAATGGGACATGAGAAGGTGGTTCTTTACGAGGAACTGGAGCTGCTCGATCTCATCCTTCGAGAGACCCATTCTTCTGGCGATCCTGGGTATCATGGCCGCTCCTTTCTCGGCATGGCCCTTACCCTCTCCTTTTCCCATATCGTGAAACAGACACGCGAGATACAACACGTGCCTGTTCATAAGAGATTCCGCAGTTTTCGTAAGGAGCGGGAGATCCTTATCGTATTTGTAATTGAGAAGATTCTCTATCTCCCTCACCATGAATATCGAATGAACGTCAACGGTGTAAACGTGATACGCGTCGTGCTGAACCATGCATACTATCTTTCCGAACTCCGGTATGTAATTCCCCAGAAAACGAAGCCGGTTCATTTCGAACAGCGTGTCGGCGACATTTTTTCCCTTCTTGAGCAGTCTCAGAAATGATGCATTGAGCTCTGGGTTTCTCCTTAACTTTTCGTCCATTGCCGTAAAGCTCAGGTTGTCCCGGATGAGGTCAAGCAGGTAAGTGCTCATCCTGACCTGATGTTTGTCGGCATACTCAAAAGCCCTCATGAGGTTTGCGGGGTTTTCCTTAAAGATGTTTACGTTGGAGACCGAAAGCACTCCCCCGTGTATGATAAATCCGTTATCCAGAACGATCTTCTTCGAAGAGCGGATTCCGGACTTATGATCCGTAACGCATTTGTCTATAAGCCTTCTGGACTGCTCTCTTAATTCATTGGCTCTCAGATAGTATATCCTCATGAACCGTTCTACCGCGGGCAATTCCGCGTCCTTAAATCCGAGAAATTCCGCGACCTTTTTCTGAAACTCGAATCCGAGCCTGTCCTCTCTTCTGCCAGCCAGATAATGAAGCTCCGAGCGTATCAGGAGGAGAAAATTAAGGGCTTTCTCGAAGATCCTTATCTCCTTTTCAATCAATATTCCTTTGGGTAGGAGCTCCGAAAACGTCTTCACCTTGAACTTTGCCTGTGCTATCCACAGGGCATAGTGTATGTCTCTTAGTCCGCCTTCTCCCTCTTTAACATTAGGCTCCAGAAGGTACACCGACCTTCCGAATCTGTTGAGCCTTTGTTCATTTTCCTTTACCTTGCTCTGAATGAACTTGTGGGAAATAGCAGGGAGGAGCTGACTGAAGATTTTCGTATTCAAATCCTCGCACAACTCTCTATCGCCGAAAACGTACCTGCCGTCGAGAAGCGAAGTTAGAACAGTAGTGTCTTCATCCTCTGAAAGCTCCATGCACTCGTCTATGGTTCTCAGGGAATGACCGACGTCGAGGTTTAAGTCCCACAGAAGGTATAGAAGTTTTTCGGTTGCCTCTTTGGCCTGGGTTTTATTCCGGGGCTTGTATAAAAACATCAAATCCACATCGGAATAGGGGCAAAGCTCGTTTCTGCCGTAACCGCCGAGCGCCACCACGGATACATTCTTGAGATTGTTCAAACCCTGCTGAGCGAGCGCCTGTCTGATGAGCTTATCGACAATATCCGACCTCTTTTTTGCAAGGAGGCTCCCCGACAAAGCCCTGTTGCGCTTGGCTTTATTTTTATGGTATTCCTCCAGCTCGGCCTCTTTCCGGGTAAGCCTTTCCTTCAAATCACGGCTCGTGTCTTCCGTTTCAACAATTATATCAGCAGGTTTACTCATTTATTTTCTCTATCCATATATTACAGCTATATTGTAATGGCACGCGGCAAAAATTCATAATTTCAGGCTGAGCGACACGCCGTCTCTTATAGGAATTATCGTGGTGAAAAAACCCTCCCGCGACAGCAGCAAACGGGTGAATTCCCTGACCCCTTCGGTGCTGGGGGAATTATCGCCGCTCACGACGCGTCCGAACCAGAGTACGTTATCGGTGATCAGGAGACCTCCCTTCCTTAATTTCGCGTAAGCCTTATCCACAACCTCAGGATAATATTCCTTGTCTATATCGTTGAAGATAATATCGAATTCATCCTGAGCGCTGTCCAGAACATCAAGCGCGTTCCCCGTTATTATCCTCACTCTGTCCCTGACCCCGGCTCTGGTCAAATAGTCCTCCGCGAGTCTTGAGTTCCCGGGGGATAATTCCGTAAAGACCACCGATCCGCCCTCCCCGACCGATCCGGCAAACCAGTACGCGGAATATCCGAAACCCGACCCCAGCTCAAGGACCTTTTTGGCCCCTGTCATAAGCGCAATCTGTGAGAGAAACCTTCCTACGAGCGGTCCCACGATGGGGAAATCGTTATTCCCCGCATAGAGCTCCATCTCTTTTAAAATAGCGTCTTCGACGGGAGTAAGGCTTGACAGATAATCCTCGATCTCGGGGTTTACTATATAACTATCTGTCTCGGAGGACTGCTTCACTTTTTTCGGAACTCCACAAATGTTTCGGCGTATTTACTTTCCTTGTTCTCAATCCGGGCCATCACAAACAGCAGGTCGGACAGCCTGTTAATATATATCAGCACGTTCTTGCCGACCTCTTCCTGCTTCATAAGCTTAACTATCTTCCGCTCGGACCTTCTTGCTACGGTCCGCGCGAAATGGAGAAAGGATCCGCCGGTACTGCCGCTCGGCAGGATGAATTCTTTTAAAGGCTCCAGTTCCTCAAGGAATTTGTCGATCTCGGATTCTATTTCTTTTATCCGGTCCCCGCCGATTCTGGGAACTTCCAGATCCGGAGGACTCGCAAGCTCGGCGCCGATTATGAATAGATCGTTCTGAATGGTTTCTACGGTATTTTTGATCGATTCGCTTTTTGCATGAGTGCGGGCAATTCCCAGGACCGCGTTGAGCTCGTCAACATCGCCGTACGCCTCCACCCTCGGAGACGCTTTGCTCACTCTGGTGCCGCCCACAAGAGACGTCAGGCCCTCGTCCCCGGTCTTGGTATATACCCTTGTTATTCTCTTTTTGGACATGCTGAAATTCTAACCGAATGGGAAATGCGGTTCAAACAGATGCGTTCAAATCAGGGCGGGGTTGTTTTAAAATGAAACAGATAAAATCTTCCGGAGCCGGGAACGGGACAATCCCATGCTAACGGTATGGAGAGATTAATTTGAAATTGTCCCGTACAGAAATTAAGCGGAGGGGATTCAGACTGCTACTCTGTCCTCCAGCGTTCCGTCAATCGCATCCACGATTTGCCCCTTCGGGAGGGCCCCCGTGATGACATTTCGAGGTTTTCCTTGCTTGAATATAATCATCGTCGGAATGCTTCTGATCCCGTACGCCTGGGTGGTTTTGGGATTTTCATCCACATTCAGCTTAGCTATTTTCAATTTGTCCTCGTATTCCCCGGCTATCTCCTCGAGAACGGGCGCTATAGCGCGGCAAGGGCCGCACCATTCAGCCCAGAAGTCGAGTAGAACGGGGACTTCGGAATTAATGACCTCTTTTTCAAAATTATCGTCTGTTACCAGCGTGGTTTTGCTCATCGTTCGGCCTCCTGCTTTTATTAGCTGATTGTTGGTTTAGATATAAATAGATGAAAAAGGATTCAGAGCCGGTTACCCGGATTAGCCTATTGTTTAATGCAGAAACCACATATTGCTGTGAGAATTTGCCGCCCTTCGCGTAACCGGAGCCCGAGAATGAAGCCCGTCGAGTATGCTATACTTATTTTCTGGATTCTAAAAATCGGGCAGTTGAAAATTATGGACTTGTCATCACTGGACCTGAAAGACGTATACAATCTGAAAAGCTTCTCCGGTACGATTCCTCTATTTCCGCTATCGACGGTTGTATTTTTCCCTAACACCCTTTTGCCGCTTCACATATTCGAGCCGAGATATCAACAAATGGTACACGATGTTATGGAATCGGAAAAAATAATCGGCATGGCTCTCCTGAAACCGGGCTGGGAATCGAACTACTACGGCAACCCCGAAGTATTCGATGTTGCGGGTATGGGAAGGGTAGTAAGCTCGGAAATGTTCAAGGACGGAAGGATGAATATTGTTCTTTACGGATTGAAAAGGGTTAAAATAGAGAAAATAGTTCAGGATAAACCGTACCGGCTGGCCAATGTAAGCATAATGGAGAACCTGCACAGCGCGGGCGATGAGGCCTACAGGGAACGGATAGAGAAACTTGTCACCAAATGGAACTTTGTACTCGACGAGGAGCAGAAATCCCACAGGATTAATATAAATACGAAACTGCCCCTGGACAGCCTGACAGACGCCCTTGCCACGCTTATCTCTTCAAATATTTTTGATAAACAGATGCTTCTGGAAGAGCCGAGCATAGAGAAAAGAGCCGAGGCGATTATTAAATATCTCCAGACGAGGCTCGATATTGTATCCGTCACATCCAAGAAGAGAAACAAGATTATAGATAAGCGAAATCTCAATTAGAGTCAATCGCCGAGCAGAAATTCAAGTACAAGCCTGTCCACTTCTTCCTGCCTTTCTCTCCAGAATCCGTGTCCCGCACCCTCGAAAACCTTGAGTTTGGAGTCAGGAATCTGCTCGGACAGCAAGCGGGAGCGCCGTGGCGACGCTATCAGGTCCGCTCCCCCGAGCATTACGAGCGCCGGGGAGCTTATTTTATGTAGCGAATCGGTCGTATTATGACTCTCGCAAGCGTAACTCTGTCCCAGATAGCCCTGAAGAGCTTCCGGGCTCTCCGGGAGCGATGCCATTGTCTTTTTGATGTTACCGATGTTGTTTTCGATGTACTCTCTTGAATAACCGAGATAGAGCGCCATAAGCCAGACTGCTTTCGTCCCTATTTTGGTCGCGATTTCTCTGCCCATTCTGAGTATCTCATCCCCCACTTCGTCCCTCGACGCCGAAGAGCAGCCCATTACGAGCTTGTTCACCCGGGCCGGATGATTAATTGCAAGCCACTGCCCTATCATTCCCCCCATCGACTTTCCGACTATATGCGCAGTATCGATCCCGAGCTCGCTCATGAGAGAAGCGGCGTCATCCGCCATATCCCGTGTTGTATATCCGGGCTCAGGCTTATCCGACCTTCCGGCTCCCCGGTTGTCGAAGACAACTACTTTGAAATGCTCCGAGTAAATCGGGACCTGCGTGGCCCAGCTTTCTATCTGGCTTCCCAGTCCGCCTATGAGCACCACCGGGTAGCCCCGGCCGTGCGTCTCATAGTATATATTTACACCGTTTACGCTTACTCTGGGCATAGGTCCTCAATTCTCCTCTCTGACTGTCCTCTTTGACTCCAGATACTCGGCGAGTATATATACGGCCGCCATCTTGTCTATCACCTTCTTTCTCTTCTTTCTGCCAAGGTCGGCGTGAATCAGAAACCGCTCGGCTCCCGCGGTTGAGAAGCTCTCGTCCCAGTACACAACCGGGAGGTGAAAGGCCTCCTTTATTTTCCCGGCGAACTTTAATATACCCTCGCCCCTTTTACCGACCGTTCCGTCGCTCCTGTAGGGGATGCCGACTAGAATTTCGGAGGGGCTGTACCTCTCTATCAGCCGGGCGAGCTCTCTCTTATCGTACTCAAAACTCTTCCTTTTGATAGTCGTAACGCCGCTGGCGGTGATGCCTAGCTCGTCGCTCACGGCCACTCCTATCGTTTTTGTCCCCACGTCAAGGGCAAGCGTGCGCATAATTAATACACCCGAAGAACAGTTGATATGATAATCACAATAACCCTAATTTCCGTGCGTTAACGAAATTTACAAACCAGACGGCGGTAGATTTCCTTGATTAATCGGATAGGATTCGATTCGCCTTCGTTAGATTCAGAACTTTCGGCTTTTGCGTATGCGCTGAAATTACCGGGCACGTAGGTCTTTAATCTGTTCCTCCAGCCGGGAATCCATCTCTTCTCGTTCCTTTCGGGCGGGGAATTTGCGACGCGCCTCTCGAGAACCATTTCAGCCGACTCGGCGAATTCCCGCAAAGCCGGAAGGCCCTCTTCCTCCCCTTTCATATTGTCCAGAACCTGAAGGAGCCCCCACCCTTGTCCGTTGTAACGCTCGCTCTCGCTGATTCCCTCTCCCTTGAAATTGACATAGTCCATCAGTACATAGAGCCCCATAGGGGAGTTTGCAACACGATAGAACTGCTTTTTTATATTGCCCCGGGACTCCGCAGGCGCCGCTCTGAGCATGCGGGGAAGACTATCCTCCAGGCGGTCGGCTATAAATAATGACTGCAGCGGAATCGTATCGAGTAGAAATTTCCTCAGGGATTTCATTTCGGGTGAACTGAAGTCCCGATAGAACTCCTCGCGGCTATTCCACGGGAGATCGAATGACGGAAGCTCCTCCATCCACGAGGGGGTGCTTGCGCCTTCGGACTTCAAAAATTCAAACAACGAAGGAAATGTTTCCTGAAAGCGATACTCCCTGCCCCTGGGATACCATAGAAAATGCCCGATCCCTAAAGACGCGAACTCTTCGCCCTCGTTCCAGACTGTAAGATTCTTCTCTTTTCCCCCGCCCTCGTTTATAAAAATCAATTCACCTATAATCTCAAGCTCCTCGGGGGATGCGGTAAAGCATCTGGTTTTGCACGAGGAAAGAAGTAAAAAAATGAGCAGGACCGGAATGAGGCTTATAAGGTGTTTTCGCATGTGTCATCCCGTTCCATAGGCAGGGGGATAGCATCATTGAATTTCAAATTTAATTTGATGCGGTAAATATTAACGATAACGATGCTGCTTGAGCAGCGTGCGGTCTGTAATCCTTTCGAACACCTCGCCGCATTTATCACATTCGAACCTTACCTCTCTCGGAGGGTGGCTTATCCCGGTTCCGACCAAAATCCAGCCCCACACCGAATAACTGGGCTTGGGAACTATCCAGGGATGTTCTCTGGTATATCCGCAGCGGCACTTCATCCGCTCTGTTTCAGCATCACTCATAAGTATTTAGCCGGAATTATTCTAACAGTTTACCCCGCCTTATCAACAGCCAAGGGCAGCATCCAGACATAGGGAAATCAAATTAGCCACATGAATATGATTACTCTTCGGTTTGTTTTACGGATTTTCGCAATTCTTTGACCTTGCCCTTCTGCCTTTTTGTCTCGAGCCGTTGCCTCTGCGACTTGAGCGTAGGCCTGGTTTTCCGTCTTAGGGCGGGTTTTTTGGCGGCCCTTCGAATAAGCTCTGTCAAACGGTTCACGGCATCATTGCGATTAGTTTCCTGTGTCCTGAACCTCGATGCCTCTATAATGAGCACTCCGCTCCGGGTGACTTTATTCCCGGCTATCTGAATAAGACGCTCGCGGACATCATCGGGCAGGTTCGGTGAATTTTTAATATCGAACCTGAGCTGCGCGGCGGTAGCGAGTTTGTTGACGTTCTGACCCCCGGGGCCGGAAGAGCGGACAAAATCCATCCGGATTTCACTCTCGTCCAGGGATATACGGGGCGTAATTCTTATCATATTAAGAATCTATGCCCAGAATACAGTTTATTCAAGGGGAGCCCCGCAGAGTTTCATCCGCTTTCTCAGGCAACGGCTCAGCTCCACGAAAATTGAATCCGTTCACCGAAACGGGTTATCCAATATAAATCAGGACCGCTGAACCTACTCCTCTTCATAGCTGCCGGCGCTGCCTTCGGTTTTACCAAAACCGTGAACCATCTGAAAACCCGTATAGGCGACCTCTCCGTGCTCTCCGAGGTCGAGACCGTCCGCTTCCTGTTCTTCCGAAACCCTGAGACCCATGACCGCCTTGAGAACGACAATTATCACAGCGGTGCCGGCAAACGCGAATACCCATGTAACGACAACGCTTATAAGCTGGACTACAAACTGGTGAGAATCACCGAAGAAAAGGCCGTTTCCACCACCCGCGTTTACAGTCGTAGTAGCGAATAAACCCGTGGCAAGGGCGCCCCAGGTGCCTCCGATACCGTGCACTCCTACAACGTCGAGAGAGTCATCGTAGCCAAGTCTGGGCTTCAGATTGACCGCATTGAAGCAGAGGAATCCCGCTACGAACCCGATCAGGATTGCCGACATGGGGCTTACGAATCCGGCAGCGGGCGTTATCGCGACAAGCCCCGCAACAGCCCCCGTGGCCGCGCCAAGTACGGTAGGCTTGCCCCTTACGATCCATTCGGTAAACACCCAGCCCAGGACCGCCGCCGCGGTTGCGGTATTAGTGGTTACAAAAGCCAGGGAAGCAAGGCCGTCGGCCGCCAAGGAGCTCCCGGCGTTAAAACCGAACCATCCCACCCACAGGAGAGAGGCCCCTATAACACTGAACGGCAGGAAGTGGGGAGGCATGGGTTCCCGTCCGTACCCCCTTCTTTTGCCGAAGAGGAGCGCTGCCGCAAGCGCCGCCGCGCCCGAGCTGATGTGCACTACTGTACCACCGGCAAAGTCGAGCGCGCCCATAGCTCCTATCCATCCGCCGCCCCAAACCCAGTGGGCTATGGGATCATAGATAAATGTTGTCCAGAGGAGAACGAAAACAATAAATGTGCTGAACTTTATGCGCTCGGCGAACGCGCCCGTTATAAGCGCGACTGTTATGACGGCAAAAGTCATTTGAAACGCCATAAACACGTAATGAGGAATCGTTGACGCATATCCCTCGAAGGGAGCAGGTCCGACTCCGTTTAGTCCCAGCCAGTCCAGGTTGCCGATTATACCCGAGACATCGGGCCCGAAAGCAAGTGTGTATCCGATCAAAATCCATTGTATTGATACAAGGGCGACTATTATGAAGCTGTGCATTATAGTGCCGAGGGCGTTTTTAGCCCTTACAAGCCCGCCGTAAAAGAGAAAAAGACCAGGAATAGTCATCATCAATACGAGCAAGGTGGAGGTGAGCATCCAGGCTGTGTCGCCGGTGTCTATTTCGGGCACGACTGTTTCAGCCGACTCGGGTGTATATTCAAGAGGCTCTTCCGAGAATGACCGTTCGGGAACCAGCAGAAATAATAGAAACAGGAAAAATGGCAAAAATAGAACAATCGTTCTGACCGCGGAATTAGTCGTACGCATTTGAAATCCTCCCTTCTCATGCGGTGAGATCGTGGGCAATAATGTGGAAAAACGGTTACGACTTGATGCATGCAGTCATTCGAGCGCAGCCACATAACCCTTTTATTATCCGCATCATACCGGGTTCACTGCATTATTCGGCCTATTATATTCCAAACCCGGGATTTATTCAACCTACCGGGAGGAACGGAGTTATATGACTGTAAAACGGAAGGATTAATCCGATTGTGTGCTTGATTTAACGCGGGAGATTATCAATCCACACGCAGTTGGAATAAAAGAAGTAACCGGGCGCGGAGGGTTCGTGATATCTACTTCTCCAGGTTAACGACCACCCTTCCCTTCTGTTTGCCCTGAAGTATAAGCTCAACCTCAGGCTCGAGCTCTTCGAGGGAAATCTCTTTGGTCAGCGTATCGAGTTTATGGAATTTCCAGAGATCGGCAATCTTGTCCCATACCTTTTGACGGATTTCCATCGGGCAGTAAGCGGAATCAATCCCTACGAGAGACACACCTCTCAAGATGAAAGGATAGACGTTTATCGGGAGATCCGCTGAAGCCACGTTTCCGCAGCACGTAACCACTCCGCCGTGTTTTGCGGATTTGATCGCGGTAGCGAGGATTTCGCCCCCTACAGTATCGACCACACCCGCCCATCTTCCCTTGAGCATGGGCCTTCCTGAATCATCCTTTGCGTCTTCCCTGCTTATTACTTCCTTGACGCCGAGATCGAGGAGGAACTGTTTCTGCTCAGTCTTCCCTGTTGCGGCAACCACGTGATATCCGGCTCTTGCGAGAATTCCGGTCGCGACGCTTCCCACTCCCCCTGTAGCGCCGGTGACGAGGACCTCTCCCGTGGCAGGCACAACACCGAACTGCTCCATTTTGTATACGGAGAGGGCGGCGGTAAATCCGGCCGTGCCGAAAACCATACTTTCCTTCAGGGAAAGTCCTTGGGGAAGCCGTACCACCCACCCGGCGGGCACCCTTATGTACTCGCCGTATCCGCCCGAGGTATTCGCCCCGAGGTCAAAACCCGTGACTATGACCCGGTCGCCCGGATTCAGATCACCGGCAGAGCTCTCCTCAACCACTCCCGATGCATCGACGCCGGGGGTATGCGGATAATTTTTGGTGACCCCTCTATTACCCGACGCGGAAAGGGCGTCTTTATAATTGAGGGAAGAGTAATGCACCCTTATTAAAACGTCCCCTCCGGGAAGCTCATCTATTAACCTCTCTTTAATAGTCCTTGAGAATTTATTTTCATCCGTTTCTTCCACCACCAATGCCCTGAACTTTTTGTCACTCATACGACTCCTCCGATTTTACTTATTCGATGACTCATATATTTCCGATATAAAATTCCTACTAACAATATGACTAAATATTCGTCAAGAGCAAACAGGCCAGAAAAATATACATGGGCTTAACCGCCTCTAAATCCATGTTGATTAAACCGGCCGGCAGTGATAATCTTTGGAAGGACAGATTAATAGTCCCGGTCCGAAAAGGCAAACCATGTGAAAAGATGGGACGCAAAGCCGAAGACCTAAAGGCGCGGGCGCGCCCAGGGCTGGCCGGCTGCCGAAAAAAGGGA
The DNA window shown above is from Deltaproteobacteria bacterium and carries:
- a CDS encoding alpha/beta fold hydrolase — its product is MPRVSVNGVNIYYETHGRGYPVVLIGGLGSQIESWATQVPIYSEHFKVVVFDNRGAGRSDKPEPGYTTRDMADDAASLMSELGIDTAHIVGKSMGGMIGQWLAINHPARVNKLVMGCSSASRDEVGDEILRMGREIATKIGTKAVWLMALYLGYSREYIENNIGNIKKTMASLPESPEALQGYLGQSYACESHNTTDSLHKISSPALVMLGGADLIASPRRSRLLSEQIPDSKLKVFEGAGHGFWRERQEEVDRLVLEFLLGD
- the glnD gene encoding [protein-PII] uridylyltransferase codes for the protein MSKPADIIVETEDTSRDLKERLTRKEAELEEYHKNKAKRNRALSGSLLAKKRSDIVDKLIRQALAQQGLNNLKNVSVVALGGYGRNELCPYSDVDLMFLYKPRNKTQAKEATEKLLYLLWDLNLDVGHSLRTIDECMELSEDEDTTVLTSLLDGRYVFGDRELCEDLNTKIFSQLLPAISHKFIQSKVKENEQRLNRFGRSVYLLEPNVKEGEGGLRDIHYALWIAQAKFKVKTFSELLPKGILIEKEIRIFEKALNFLLLIRSELHYLAGRREDRLGFEFQKKVAEFLGFKDAELPAVERFMRIYYLRANELREQSRRLIDKCVTDHKSGIRSSKKIVLDNGFIIHGGVLSVSNVNIFKENPANLMRAFEYADKHQVRMSTYLLDLIRDNLSFTAMDEKLRRNPELNASFLRLLKKGKNVADTLFEMNRLRFLGNYIPEFGKIVCMVQHDAYHVYTVDVHSIFMVREIENLLNYKYDKDLPLLTKTAESLMNRHVLYLACLFHDMGKGEGKGHAEKGAAMIPRIARRMGLSKDEIEQLQFLVKNHLLMSHFSQRRDIHDHSLIVRFAKQVKNLETLSLLYLLTFADIKSVGPDVWTNWKGMLLKELFIRTARVLERGTYRKEDPLARQKRMTEEVVKMLDRKISRRNVRKILKTMPESYFSSFSPRKIAYHMGLVDKSKDGVGMDVLYHTDDEFDEFTFWGFDEPGIFSKLCGVIRATGLNVLGARITTRNDGRILDVFYVNKFGKSVKEGDEIWDKLGKNMRQVLIGKMDVEKIVAKRKLDKPIYGKAIPQYPARIMVDNESSDLATVVDVYTHDRSGLLYDITKTLRNLELSIEYAKISTKVDQVVDAFYVVDSSGKKITDPEKIEDIKNALMESIAAG
- a CDS encoding cob(I)yrinic acid a,c-diamide adenosyltransferase, which gives rise to MSKKRITRVYTKTGDEGLTSLVGGTRVSKASPRVEAYGDVDELNAVLGIARTHAKSESIKNTVETIQNDLFIIGAELASPPDLEVPRIGGDRIKEIESEIDKFLEELEPLKEFILPSGSTGGSFLHFARTVARRSERKIVKLMKQEEVGKNVLIYINRLSDLLFVMARIENKESKYAETFVEFRKK
- a CDS encoding O-methyltransferase; translation: MKQSSETDSYIVNPEIEDYLSSLTPVEDAILKEMELYAGNNDFPIVGPLVGRFLSQIALMTGAKKVLELGSGFGYSAYWFAGSVGEGGSVVFTELSPGNSRLAEDYLTRAGVRDRVRIITGNALDVLDSAQDEFDIIFNDIDKEYYPEVVDKAYAKLRKGGLLITDNVLWFGRVVSGDNSPSTEGVREFTRLLLSREGFFTTIIPIRDGVSLSLKL
- the arfB gene encoding alternative ribosome rescue aminoacyl-tRNA hydrolase ArfB, yielding MIRITPRISLDESEIRMDFVRSSGPGGQNVNKLATAAQLRFDIKNSPNLPDDVRERLIQIAGNKVTRSGVLIIEASRFRTQETNRNDAVNRLTELIRRAAKKPALRRKTRPTLKSQRQRLETKRQKGKVKELRKSVKQTEE
- a CDS encoding LON peptidase substrate-binding domain-containing protein; this translates as MKPVEYAILIFWILKIGQLKIMDLSSLDLKDVYNLKSFSGTIPLFPLSTVVFFPNTLLPLHIFEPRYQQMVHDVMESEKIIGMALLKPGWESNYYGNPEVFDVAGMGRVVSSEMFKDGRMNIVLYGLKRVKIEKIVQDKPYRLANVSIMENLHSAGDEAYRERIEKLVTKWNFVLDEEQKSHRININTKLPLDSLTDALATLISSNIFDKQMLLEEPSIEKRAEAIIKYLQTRLDIVSVTSKKRNKIIDKRNLN
- the nadB gene encoding L-aspartate oxidase codes for the protein MSNSEAGAPEPAEIHSDFLIIGSGLAGLYAALYASNFGDVVILTKSTVEESNSFWAQGGIAAAVDPEDSAWFHIEDTLRAGRGLNNTEAVQVLVNEGRDLVMDLIDLGMKFDSGERGLELGLEGGHTKRRVLHAGGSSTGREMVTFLIAAVEDNPSIKKYESTGVVELITGEAGCCGALALGRDFEPLAFISRSVILATGGASALYERTTNPGGSTGEGIALAYQAGAEITDMEFVQFHPTAFYNEHGASFLITEAVRGEGAYLLDASGHRFMKQYSELGELAPRDIVSRAISVEVDKSKEDCVYLDMRHLDSGFVKTRFRNIYELCLNYNIDITKNLIPVAPAAHYTIGGVRTGLLGQTNIKGLFACGEVACAGVHGANRLASNSLLECVVFAKRAVDGALESSGGELFRFNSKVDLPQFDISRAQESLFTEFKTACCRIMNRCVGIVRSREGLSQAEEELKSLYAYSEKFSGYYRLKLNMILEVSSMITRFSLIREESRGVHIRQDYPAEDPRWRKHIVMKKGEEPETVPV
- the ruvX gene encoding Holliday junction resolvase RuvX; translated protein: MRTLALDVGTKTIGVAVSDELGITASGVTTIKRKSFEYDKRELARLIERYSPSEILVGIPYRSDGTVGKRGEGILKFAGKIKEAFHLPVVYWDESFSTAGAERFLIHADLGRKKRKKVIDKMAAVYILAEYLESKRTVREEN
- the trxA gene encoding thioredoxin; this encodes MSKTTLVTDDNFEKEVINSEVPVLLDFWAEWCGPCRAIAPVLEEIAGEYEDKLKIAKLNVDENPKTTQAYGIRSIPTMIIFKQGKPRNVITGALPKGQIVDAIDGTLEDRVAV